The following proteins are encoded in a genomic region of Pseudorca crassidens isolate mPseCra1 chromosome 1, mPseCra1.hap1, whole genome shotgun sequence:
- the DAPK2 gene encoding death-associated protein kinase 2 isoform X5 codes for MRSPRTAMKSSPHSLQLEKARYKGSIPGRGTKNPHAAGQLSLRASTREPACRKLQSPRALELARHNYRALKLERNPRHNEEPKHSGACALQQRSHVPQLRPDAAQKKKKKKKRNVSVKKKKERKTWSWTSKLPENIMLLDKNIPIPHIKLIDFGLAHEIEDGVEFKNIFGTPEFVAPEIVNYEPLGLEADMCHVCPLCVPSLSGASPFLGDTKQETLANITAVSYNFDEEFFSQTSELAKDFIRKLLVKETRKRLTIQEALRHPWITSKGEIRTPEQRKAEPAQLKTERLREYTLKCHSSMPPDNTYVNFERFACVVEDVARVDQGCRALAGARDTIQDDVETLVSIYNEKEAWYREESERARHDLSQLRYEFRKVESSKKLLREDIRATGSRLGSTARKLDHLQAQFEALGQELLADLQWLQELVGGFQLESGSMDSPSSVCCQDSSECLGELLNRSCSEEV; via the exons atgagaagcccgcgcaccgcaatgaagagtagcccccactcactgcaactggagaaagccc gttacaagggttcgatccctggccggggaactaagaatccacatgccgcggggcaactaagcctgcgcgcctcaactagagagcctgcatgccgcaaactacagagcccacgtgctctggagctggcgcgccacaactacagagcgctgaaactagagagaaacccacgccacaacgaagagcccaagCATTCTGGAGcttgcgcactgcaacaaagatcccatgtgccacaactaagacctgatgcagcccaaaaaaaaaaaaaaaaaaaaaagaggaacgtatcagttaaaaaaaagaaagaaagaaaaacatggagCTGGACCAGCAAGCTG CCAGAAAACATTATGTTGTTGGACAAGAATATTCCCATTCCACACATCAAGCTGATTGACTTTGGCCTGGCTCATGAAATAGAAGATGGAGTTGAATTTAAGAACATTTTTGGGACGCCAGAATTTGTTG CTCCAGAAATTGTGAACTATGAGCCCCTGGGCCTGGAGGCTGACATGTG TCATGTGTGTCCTCTCTGTGTGCCCAGCCTCAGTGGAGCATCCCCTTTTCTGGGAGACACAAAGCAGGAAACACTGGCAAATATCACAGCAGTGAGTTACAACTTTGATGAGGAGTTCTTCAGCCAGACCAGCGAGCTGGCCAAGGACTTCATTCGGAAGCTTCTGGTTAAAGAGACCCG GAAACGGCTCACAATCCAAGAGGCTCTCAGACACCCCTGGATCACG TCCAAAGGAGAGATCAGAACCCCTGAACAGCGCAAGGCAGAGCCCGCCCAGCTGAAGACCGAGCGCCTGAGAGAGTACACCCTCAAATGCCACTCAAGCATGCCCCCCGACAACACCTATGTCAACTTCGAGCGTTTTGCCTGTGTGGTCGAGGACGTGGCTCGGGTGGACCAGGGATGCCGGGCCCTGGCGGGAGCCCGTGACACCATCCAGGACGATGTGGAGACCTTGGTCTCCATCTACAATGAGAAGGAGGCTTGGTACCGGGAGGAGAGTGAGAGAGCCCGGCACGACCTGTCCCAGCTCAGGTACGAGTTCCGCAAAGTAGAGTCCTCGAAGAAGCTCCTGCGAGAGGACATCCGGGCCACGGGGTCCCGCCTCGGGAGCACAGCCAGGAAACTGGACCATCTGCAGGCGCAGTTTgaagccctggggcaggagctCTTGGCAGACTTACAGTGGCTCCAGGAACTGGTGGGCGGCTTCCAGCTGGAGAGTGGGAGCATGGACAGCCCCAGCTCCGTGTGTTGCCAGGACTCTAGTGAGTGCCTAGGGGAGCTGCTCAACAGATCATGCAGTGAGGAAGTCTAG